ACCACTTCCCCGAACAAATAACGTACCAGGTCGACCATATGAACCGCCGCCAGCTTCATGAAGTCTTCGCCAGTTTTACAAAACTGGGTACTGTCCACGAGAAATTTTGCCTGAAATGAGCGTGCGGCTCCAAGCGAGCCACCCTCAATCCATTCTTTTAACTTTATGTATACAGGTGCGTAGCGCTTCATGAAACCGACCATCAGCACAACGCCTGCTGCTTCTGCCGCATCTGCAATTTGGGCCGCTTCCTCGGCATTCCAACCCAGTGGCTTGTCTACAAAGACATGTTTTCCAGCCTTAATGCAGTCTAGTACGAGCGAAGGATGATCTGCCGCTTGTGCTATCACGACAACTCCATCACAGTCTTCCTGCTCCAGCATAGCCTTGTAATTGTCATAAGGTGTGCCACTACTTCCAAACCGCTGAAGTGCTGTCTTCGATCTGCTTAAATCTCTAGTCGCAATCGCCTGAATTTCAGCACCTGCCCCAATAACAGCAGGATATATATTCGTTGAAGCGTGAAAGCCAGCCCCGATAAAACACAGCTTCACCTTGCTCATGTTAGTCCCTCCCATGTACACACTAAAATAATCCGATCCCATCGTACCCTATTGCCGAAGTATATATACAAAAAAACCTTAACAAAGATAATCCCTTATCCTTGTTAAGGCTCTGTCTGTATCACCTGCAACCATCCTTAAAATACATACAATTACAGGGTTCAGAAATTACCTTGTGGATAATGAAGCCCATTTTTGCTCCAGCCACTGGTCAAATTCAGCGCCCTTGTCGCCTTCATAGATGTCATAAATATCGACTCTCATCTTGTGCAGCTTCTCGCGAAAATCGTTGTAGGTATGGTCGGCTGGCAAGCTTTTTTTAATCCGCACCAGAATCTT
The Paenibacillus peoriae DNA segment above includes these coding regions:
- a CDS encoding Gfo/Idh/MocA family protein, yielding MSKVKLCFIGAGFHASTNIYPAVIGAGAEIQAIATRDLSRSKTALQRFGSSGTPYDNYKAMLEQEDCDGVVVIAQAADHPSLVLDCIKAGKHVFVDKPLGWNAEEAAQIADAAEAAGVVLMVGFMKRYAPVYIKLKEWIEGGSLGAARSFQAKFLVDSTQFCKTGEDFMKLAAVHMVDLVRYLFGEVVQVTGFANDNGECISHTIALKFENGVVGSLYFAGMTAWTRESEGITVTFDHGFANADEVNTLIIHKSESHTELPWKSLAENDTVLTPSASAMSGGYRDLYLRGFVGEIAHFINCCQEGRTPDSSGRDNVKTMELCDRILAALQ